One part of the Lytechinus pictus isolate F3 Inbred chromosome 3, Lp3.0, whole genome shotgun sequence genome encodes these proteins:
- the LOC135153670 gene encoding ATP-binding cassette sub-family C member 9-like yields the protein MNGMFKKGMKEAIEIDDMGSLPEEHSAKYSSERFAKILLQEKERARKKGREISFNRALFHFLKKGLYVSGILKFVGDSSGFATPYLISGIITWATLQGKDSGETGQTYQMTESYYITAGDFFSNGFVLVIALFFQLVFQKICTQLSYHYVILDGAKARAAIQSAVYSKTLRLSTSGIGSGSLTQGQIANHMSVDPRSIFLALQWIHSIWSIPYQVIVFVIILYFELGFSALVSCLVLPLSIPIQIYIANRQTFYQKGAMIQSDERLKQTNEVLQGMKVVKLNAWEKIFQKAIEITRRKEVKKLRIQMLWRVQLNTLANAVPLLLMLFALSLYSVFSGKSLTPDVAFTSLSVINQLQLPLQLLPRVSAFFVIAVVSMRRLGKFFKAPEIEGNLLTGNGMNGDIVDEEDKEKVSDSSALIKKLKNGNVKEYGATHYTRLANGYSESDAEAIPMMSINADTLPSNIALKVTNGSFSWSGETRTPIISNVNIDILAGKLTMIVGRIGAGKSSLLAAMLDEMITLNGDIKQRSKKIGVAYAAQTAWLINASLKDNILFGKPFNYKRYKRILHACCLQPDIDILPMGDQTEIGEKGINLSGGQKQRISVARAMYSSYDVVILDDPLSALDVHVGSHMFFKGILDFLIEEGRTVVLVTHQVQYLDHADQVIYLQDGYVARKGTMREIEQEDPSLVKSWNVTLKTDEIETAVGYCSSTDEEREVLKKRVSKSKKGQQNDIEIIDESSSKLIGSEERNRGSVSIWYYWYYLCKFGLCQGFLVCLFAILQNVATAGTQFWLSAWSSAGAKLPDNATVEESNAVLKKYVGIYCVLNGSDILLGTVWTTILLIQCVHTSKTLHNMMLTRILRAPMRFFDTTPLGRIMNRFASDMQKLDQTQGPFILGLFKFLLSTLAGVVVNAIISWYFIVAMIPITLAYMILMKVFIDTSREMQRLVSISNSPVFSHFSETLGGLTTIRAYRLQKRFKKNIIGKIERNHVSFCFLQDSNRWLGIRLDLTGCIMVLAAGLTSLAASSLHPATFGASLVGLAITYACKAAYSLTWVVRNATSVEMGMNSVERIEYYTKVDNEKYRGSITPKPSWPDKGHVTYNRVYARYAANLPAVLQGVNIDFKPGMKVGICGRTGSGKSSLTLTLFRIIDTFKGVIKIDGVDISKLSLTDLRGRLAIIPQDPVMFTGTVRFNLDPEERRTDTEIWDALEIAQLKKLVSDLPNSLDSMVYEGGDNFSVGEKQLFCLARAMLKKSRILIMDEATASIDVHTDAILQEVVATAFKEETVITIAHRVSTILDSDQIVVLSEGHVAELGTPESLLAKEDSIFASLVRAKS from the exons ATGAACGGAATGTTTAAGAAAGGCATGAAGGAAGCTATTGAAATCGATGATATGGGAAGTTTACCCGAAGAGCATTCAGCAAAGTACAGTAGTGAACGCTTTGCAAAGATCCTACTTCAAGAAAAG GAGAGAGCGAGAAAGAAAGGCCGCGAGATCAGTTTTAACCGAGCGCTCTTCCATTTCCTTAAGAAAGGATTATATGTATCTGGAATTCTCAAATTCGTCGGAGATTCTTCAGGTTTTGCAACACCGTATTTAATATCTGGTATTATCACATGGGCAACCTTACAGGGGAAGGACTCCGGCGAGACAGGGCAAACATACCAA ATGACGGAATCATATTACATCACAGCAGGAGATTTCTTTTCCAATGGATTTGTTCTCGTGATAGCCCTCTTTTTCCAGTTGGTTTTCCAGAAGATCTGTACTCAATTAAGTTATCATTACGTCATCTTAGATGGAGCCAAGGCCAGAGCTGCTATTCAG TCAGCAGTGTATTCTAAAACCTTGCGTTTGTCAACTTCTGGGATTGGAAGCGGGTCGCTAACCCAGGGCCAGATTGCTAACCATATGTCTGTTGATCCTCGAAGTATCTTCTTAGCACTACAATGGATCCATTCCATCTGGTCGATACCTTATCAG GTCATTGTTTTCGTGATAATCCTTTACTTCGAACTGGGATTTTCAGCCCTTGTTAGTTGTTTGGTCCTTCCACTCTCGATACCTATTCAAATCTACATTGCTAATAGACAAACTTTCTACCAGAAAGGAGCAATG ATACAATCAGACGAGCGCTTAAAGCAGACTAACGAGGTCTTACAAGGAATGAAAGTTGTGAAATTAAATGCCTGggagaaaatatttcaaaaggcTATCGAGATCACCAGGAGGAAAGAAGTTAAAAAGCTCAGGATTCAGATGCTGTGGCGGGTTCAGCTAA ataccTTGGCCAATGCAGTTCCACTTCTTCTCATGCTTTTT GCTCTGAGCTTGTATAGTGTATTCTCTGGTAAGAGTTTGACTCCTGATGTAGCCTTCACGTCGCTTTCAGTAATCAACCAGCTTCAACTCCCTTTACAATTACTACCTCGTGTATCTGCTTTCTTTGTCATCGCTGTAGTCAGTATGCGTCGATTAGGAAAGTTTTTCAAAGCACCTGAGATCGAAGGCAATTTGTTGACTGGTAATGGGATGAACGGAGACATCGTTGatgaagaagataaagaa AAGGTTTCTGATTCCAGCGCTTTAATAAAAAAACTGAAGAATGGAAATGTCAAGGAATATGGAGCAACCCATTATACAAGATTGGCGAACGGTTACAGTGAATCGGACGCTGAAGCTATTCCAATGATGAGTATAAATGCTGATACACTTCCATCCAACATTGCATTGAAG GTGACCAATGGGTCATTCTCATGGAGTGGAGAGACTCGGACACCGATAATATCCAACGTGAATATTGATATTCTTGCAG GTAAACTTACAATGATTGTTGGTAGGATAGGAGCGGGTAAATCTTCTCTCTTGGCAGCCATGTTGGATGAAATGATCACATTGAATGGAGATATCAAGCAACGAAG CAAAAAGATCGGAGTTGCATATGCGGCACAGACAGCGTGGCTCATCAATGCTAGCCTGAAGGACAATATCCTATTTGGAAAACCTTTCAACTACAAAAG ATACAAAAGGATATTGCATGCCTGTTGCCTGCAACCAGACATTGACATTCTTCCAATGGGAGACCAAACGGAGATTGGTGAGAAAGGTATCAACCTTAGCGGAGGTCAGAAGCAACGCATCAGCGTCGCGAGGGCAATGTATAGCTCATATGATGTCGTCATTTTA GACGATCCATTATCTGCTCTTGATGTGCATGTTGGTAGTCATATGTTCTTCAAAGGTATTCTGGATTTCTTGATTGAGGAAGGAAGAACTGTAGTTCTTGTCACCCATCAGGTGCAATACTTGGATCACGCTGATCAG GTAATCTACCTGCAAGATGGATATGTAGCTAGGAAAGGAACAATGAGAGAAATTGAACAAGAGGATCCCAGCCTTGTAAAGTCTTGGAATGTAACTCTCAAAACTGATGAGATAGAGACGGCAGTGGGATATTGCAGTTCAACAGATGAAGAACGAGAAGTTCTCAAAAAACGAGTTTCGAAGTCCAAGAAAG GTCAACAGAATGACATAGAGATAATTGATGAGTCTTCAAGTAAATTGATCGGTTCAGAGGAGAGAAATCGAGGTTCCGTATCTATATGGTATTACTGGTATTACCTATGTAAGTTTGGGTTATGCCAAGGCTTCTTGGTCTGTTTATTTGCAATACTTCAGAACGTTGCTACAGCCGGAACACAGTTCTGGCTTTCTGCATGGTCGTCAGCTGGAGCCAAATTACCAGATAATGCAACAGTT GAAGAAAGCAATGCTGTGCTAAAGAAGTATGTGGGTATATACTGTGTTTTGAATGGATCTGATATTCTGTTGGGCACTGTATGGACTACGATACTACTCATCCAGTGTGTTCATACTTCAAAGACTCTACATAATATGATGCTTACTAGAATACTCAGAGCACCAATGAG ATTTTTCGACACGACTCCGCTTGGACGAATCATGAATCGTTTCGCTTCAGATATGCAGAAACTTGATCAG ACGCAAGGACCTTTTATCCTGGGTTTATTTAAGTTTCTCTTGAGTACCTTGGCTGGTGTAGTAGTTAACGCAATCATCTCTTGGTATTTCATCGTTGCTATGATACCTATTACATTGGCTTATATGATTCTCATGAAAGTATTCATCGATACCTCTCG GGAAATGCAACGGCTAGTGAGTATTTCAAACTCACCTGTTTTCTCTCATTTCTCCGAGACGCTTGGAGGTCTTACTACTATACGAGCATACAG actTCAGAAAAGATTCAAGAAAAATATCATTGGTAAAATTGAGAGAAATCATGTGTCCTTCTGTTTCCTGCAAGACAGTAACCGATGGTTGGGGATCCGATTG GATTTAACTGGATGTATAATGGTTCTAGCTGCTGGACTAACCAGTCTTGCTGCATCGTCTCTCCATCCAGCTACATTTGGAGCTAGTCTTGTTGGTCTTGCAATAACGTATGCATGCAAG GCTGCGTATTCCCTGACATGGGTTGTTCGTAATGCCACCAGTGTTGAGATGGGCATGAATTCTGTTGAGAGGATTGAATACTACACCAAGGTAGATAACGAGAAATACCGAG GTTCTATTACGCCAAAGCCTTCCTGGCCTGACAAAGGTCATGTTACATACAATCGAGTGTATGCTAGGTATGCAGCTAATTTACCTGCTGTTCTTCAAGGAGTCAATATTGATTTCAAACCAGGAATGAAG GTTGGTATATGTGGGCGAACGGGAAGTGGGAAATCATCCCTGACATTAACACTTTTCCGAATCATCGATACGTTTAAAG GAGTGATTAAAATCGATGGAGTTGATATTTCCAAGCTATCGCTGACCGATTTAAGAGGTCGCCTTGCTATCATACCTCAAGACCCAGTCATGTTCACAGGCACAGTACG ATTTAATTTGGATCCTGAGGAAAGACGAACTGATACGGAGATATGGGATGCTTTGGAAATTGCTCAACTTAAGAAGCTTGTGAGCGATCTTCCAAACAGTCTCG ACTCAATGGTGTACGAAGGAGGAGATAATTTCAGCGTAGGTGAAAAACAACTCTTCTGTCTTGCTCGTGCTATGCTAAAGAAATCTCGCATTCTGATCATGGACGAAGCCACGGCCTCAATTGATGTCCACACG GATGCCATTTTACAAGAAGTGGTCGCAACTGCTTTCAAGGAGGAAACAGTCATTACAATCGCA CATCGAGTATCGACTATACTGGACTCAGATCAGATCGTGGTCCTTTCCGAAGGACATGTTGCTGAACTTGGAACACCGGAATCTCTGTTAGCTAAAGAAGATAGCATATTCGCGTCTCTCGTTAGAGCCAAGTCCTAA